The following nucleotide sequence is from Rhizoctonia solani chromosome 15, complete sequence.
TATAGCGAGTTCGCACCCCTGGGGGTCGGATCGCTGAGGTCGGATTGTCCGTACCTTTGGGGTATACTGTGTACGAACACACCCGCACCAGCCAGGTACAGCACGTTATTGATTCCCTCATCTCCTCCGGCATCAAGCAGCCTTGAACCAATCAATGCTATGATCCGAGTTAGAAACGTGAGATTAGAAGATTAGAACGGAGCTAATACTCACGAGCAATAATACTAAATAACCTCCCCCAGAAGCTTGCAATTCCACACGCCGAGCCACGAATAGGGGCAGGGAAAGCTTCAGGAGTCCAGCCGTAGAGAATCGCGTTGAATAAGGACTGAAAAAAGTACTCCATTGCGTTGAGACCGACATTAGCGGCCTGGGTGTTGACGGTCGCAAATAGGCTATATGCGGCAGAAGGTAGGGCGGATTGGAGAAGAAAATGATCAACAGGTGAAAACAAGTGAAGAAGGAAAATATTACAATAAGGATGTAGCCATCAGCGCTGAAGAGATCACCATACCCCACTTTCTTCCTACCCTTGGAACCTCAACTAACCCGGCGGCAAGCAATGTAGCTGGAATGCCGCATACGTAACTTTTATCGGCCCAATCCTTGTCAATGTTGGGAGTATTAAGGACTTCTGGATACTCACATGACAACATAGCTCTTATACGTATCCCTCAAACTAACATCAATCGCTTCATTCTTGCGTAAAAGAATGGTAGGAAGAAACGAGCTAAATCGTAATCTAGatcagcatacataccgAATGCCGGACGAAAAAAACGCACCCAGCAATTGTAAAACCCCAAGCATCAAACGCATATGTTAACCACGTGAGTATCACTAACCGCAAGTTCCTCCCCCGCTTCAAAAATACTTTGAGTTCTGAGAAATTATAAACTTGCGCATGGAGCTTTAGCGCGTTCACGCCTTGACTTTCCGTATCGCCTCCTGCGTACTCGTCCTCGGCTCGAAGGTCCTCGATCTTAAGCGTGCACGTAGTTCTATTTGTCTTGGCAACCTTTCGTAGCACCTCGATCGCTTCTTCGTCCCTCCCTTTACTCAAGAGAAACCGGGGGCTCTCTTGAAAGTTGAATACTATAAAGCGAAGCAGAAAAACAAAAAGAGAGATAGCACCGAGACAGAAGCATAGGTAGCGCCAGCCTTGGTTCTGGCTACGAGAGCAGCAAGCCTCGCCCGGTGCAGTGAATTTGCAGGACTTGAGATCCGAGGGGCATGAGTAGTTTGGGATGAAACCATAGGCAAGGGCACTGCAAAGCACAACACCAATGGGTTGGCCAACACTGAGAGCTGGGAGTAAATACCGCTTATTCTAAAAGAGAAAAGTGTCAACGTCCATACTGTGATACAGTTAGTTTGATAGGGATAAGATAGGGGAACAGTCGGTTGAAATATGACTGATTTAATCAACATAATCAACGCACCTGAGGCAAGAACTCAAGAGTAATAGTCTGAAAGTGTCAAGTCAGCACATAAACAGAGCAAGACCAAACCAGCATTGCCTCACAGTATCGATGGGAATATTACCACCTATACCCAAACCAATGAATGCGGTCAAAACAATGATAGCATTGTAATTGGACGGGCCGCCGACTTGAGAACCAATTAGCGTACTATAACACAACGATGAGTTGGAACTTACTTGCAAGCCCAAACACTGAGGTGATGAGAACTGTCAGGTTGAATGCCCAGCGACGACCTAGCAGAGGCATGAGGCTACCAGATGACGGGTTGGAGATGGAGAGGCTCACCAATGACGTCGACGAGAACACCCCACATAAACGCACCAGCGCAGAGTGCGGCTGAGAACGAGGTAAATATATTACCCATTTCGATATCTGGGTGACAGATGTAATGGCGGGGATATGAGGATGTTGTAATACAAACGTACCACTAAACCCAAGCTCTCTTTGCAAGGGAGGTGCAATAAGGCCAAACGCTTGCGCCCAGAGCAAGTCTGTTGGATATTTAGCACCGACCCATAAGCGCATATTCATCACGTACCCAACATATAGCCCATGGCACAAAGACCGACAATGAACCACTGGTAACGACCCATTCCCATTCGGTCGAGCTCATGGTTCACGAGCAGCGACTTGCGATCATATGTAGTAAGGGGATTGCCAAACTCATCAACACTTGCGGGACGTGCGGGAGACGTGTAGGACGCCCCGACGATTTCGCCCTTGGAAGCTTGGAGTTCGTCCTCGATCTTGGGATCCATGACACTTCGGGGAATTAATGGGGTATAAGCAGTGGCCCCATAATTTAAAGCGCTGCTGCTCGATGAGGCGGAGCTGTTAGGCGAGGATCGTTGGGAGTGCATCGCATGCAGCTCGATAGCTGGTCAACGGGATCAGTACGGAAAGAGGCAAACACTACAGTCGTCGGCCAGAACAAGCTGCCGAATGGGGACCTACCGTCGCCATGTTTGGTAACCGACTCCGTCATACACGTCACCAGACCGCGTTCACTGGCTGATGATCGGGATTTGGACGAGATCAGGTCGCGGTCTGGCCAAGGGCAGACACTCACCAGGTGGGTCTGAATATATAATCATATACGAGTGCAGGGACAATAAAGAAGAGTTACGGGGATCGAGCTTAGCTATGGTCGCTTAAGCTTTTGCTTCTCCGATCGAACATACCTCTCGAGCCAATAACATATTAGTAATAGGACCTCTCTCAGCATATACATGCGTCGATCGTAGGCGAGCGGTCTTGGCCTCAATGCATACCGTGCCTCGCTTATCGCGAAAATAAGTCCAAAATCATTGCGAATTGCCGATCCCGACTGGCTCCGCGATTCACCGGGTGAATTCCTGAAATAAATAACAAATCTCATTTTTTTATGCCTGAGTCACACTAAAGAACGGACTTACTATAGGACCAACCGCCGTGGTTCTGGCGCTACCATATTGTCACCTCCTGAAAACAATGGGATACCGGAAAGATCAACGGTCTAGACATAAAACTGGAAGTAGGCATGCACGCCTACACTTCACATCCATCTTCCTCGATTTACATACCAAGTACACTCAGGATGGAGAATCCGGGAGCAAGGCGTATGACGCAACACTACTGGGCCTTTTTTTTGCTTGTTTGTAGCACGTGAGCTAGGAGCCATTGCTTTCCCAAACCCCCTGTTGTATTATTATGTAGAGGCCTCCTCGGTCACAACTACTGGGAGATATCACACAGGACGacccagctacttagctttGGCGAGTATAAATCTCAAGCGATGGCGGATCCAGCTCGAGGTGGTCTACTAAGGATGTAGCTTTTCGTCAGGGCTTGTCTGGCACAAGCTATATACATGTCAGCCAAGCCTGGAGTTTCTCCTCAAAGTGGGTTTATTGGTGAACACTTGCCGAGGATGTTGTATGAGGTGTGAGAAGAAACATCAATGCTCCACTTGGCACTAGTAGGTCTGAAATATAAAACCCGAGGAGATGGAAGCGACTCTCTGTCCAGACCTCAACGCTCTAGCTCTCCAGTGCTCTCTGCATTGTGCGACGTATTTTTCTGATCGACCGGCCTTGTGTAACAGTAATTGTGTGGATAAATTAGTCAAGAATTCATTACTACAACGTGATCGGCATTGGATGATTGACTGAGCCAGCCTTGATTCTTCTGAAAATTACTCGGTGCACCAGACTTGAGCCCATTAGcgcactgtacaaggttataatgctgaaaatcagtgcgtgtgtttaagtgagaattgagctgaaatcaagatcaatgcatactgattttaggtatcatttcttccatagtctgattcatgctgagggaggcatactaacattgtaattgtcaggccatatcctactgaaaaaaggaatcttttactgatgtactgattttcaggatcttatcacactaCAGTGTATATGGCTCGACATCATACTGCCATCCGCATTCACGCCCGACCACTTCCCACTAGGACTAGGCAGGATCTCTACAATGATGAATATGGTATGAACGGCTGGCCAGAGCAGCTACTAGGCTAATTTATAAGCGCTGTGTAAGAGTTATGCGATCATCGTAGGTTTAGCTCGAGTGTATGCGCTGCCCTTGCGATACACTATTACCCCCTCTTAGCGTTACTCCATCTCTTGGGCTTCATTTAGACTGAttactaactatatacaCTCATTTGGTTTATTCTGTTTACGCATGTATCAAACCAGGCACCTTATAAGGTTCCGGATTCCGACCCACTCTCCTTGTCTTTACTCTGAACACCATTATCGAGTGTGTGTTACGACTTGTTATCAACGCGACGTTGTCGCCGACCGagtcacatatatacatcccaTAAACAGAGACCTTACACGCTAATACAATTTATTTGTTGAGCCAGGGCCATATTCACTCATCAGATTTACCGGCGCCTTATTTTTTTCTCCTTGCCTTTTGCGGAACCAAGCTAAGATTTGTTCGCGTTGGTTGGAATAGGATTGACTGTCATCAATATCAAAACCGGTCCCCGGTCATCCATATCGGCTGCTAGCCCTGGATAATGACAGAACTTCTCTGTCATTGGATGTGTCTAGTAAATGGTCGTGCTAATACCTGATTGGCTCGTTGCGGCTCGTTTTAATATCTGTGCTATAAGGAAATTCCCGATGAATCCAAATAAAGAACTACCTACATTTAAATTATCGACTCGAGCAACCTGTGAACTGCACACGTCTGCGCCATCCGCTAGAGCTGGTCAGTCCGAAATACTCGAAAAGGGTTCATGATAATATCAGCTCGATTCTGTTTCTCGAGAACAATCGTCGGACGAGCTTTGGCGGATTATGTTGGATGAAGTTGATTGTGGTCATGCGCTAGACTTTTGGTGATGATAGTCGTGCTAGTACGTGGATTTCGCGATGggagaggggggggggttagACAAGGTTTGTGTCCTGTAGGTTAGATTATGCCCAGTTGAGTGTCGCAATCTCACATTGGCCCACTTGCAACCGACAGTATTATCGGCCGATGGGGGTGATGGACCCAAGGGATCGGAATAGCTGGGGTAGATACTAACCGATACGACTGTATGCGTGGTTTTATGCCACCAAAAGTGTGCCTATATTTGTGGTACGTGTGGATTAGTATAGCGATTGCTATAATTACACAAATTACAAGAAACGGACAAGAGAGCGAGGTCGAGGTGGAAGCGAAAAAGGTGAGGGCACAAATCATACCGACTGGTTGAAACACCGTGCTGGCCATGTACATACCAGCCCATTCGGTTGAAACCAAATGCATGGAGTAGGGGAATACCTGATTACTACCTAGCAGTTCTATAAAGAGTTCCCGTTCAAATCTGATAAGGACAATGTGGGCACGACGACTAATAGAATATTATTATTCGCATTTAAAATACATGGATAGACCAGGAAAGCGAATAAGGGGACGCATACAGGCTTGGGATTGGCGTGTGAACAATGAGATACGAGTCCAGACTCTCGGCATGATGGCCGAAGTGGATGAGCTGGCAgggtcacgtgaccttgCCTCGTGCAGACAAGCTCTCGTTGCTAACCAACATGATGTTGACTGTTGTTCTCTGATATCGACGGGGGAAAAATAGAGATGAAGAGGGGAGAATATACGAAGAGGATGGGAAGGATGGAAACAGAACGGAGGTCGACTGGGCTGAGGGCTGCGGGAATGGGGTTTGTTAGAGAGAAATTGGGCAATAAAGTCGGGGTAGTCGTGTATATGGAGGGGATAGGGAGGATATATGAATTGTGTGAGATAGTCGTCATCGGAGAGCGTGCCACGAGAAACATCCACCGAGCCTCATCAGCCGCCCTAACCATTCAACAAGCCGGATCCAACGTAAAATGTATCATTTGCCGACAAGGACCGATCGATAAAGGCGAGCCGCGCAAGAGAAATAAGCTTCAGTGGAAAGAGTAGTTGTTGTGGGGAGAGGCCGTGGACGAACAGAAACAAAGTGGgatgatcacgtgactgtaCGATTGGTTGTTGCCGACGACGATGAACGGGAGCGCCGAGGACGTGGAGGCGGCCGCTCTTTTGTGCGAACTGCGAGCGAGCCCAGTGGTGCATACGGGATCACTGTATCCTGCACCACGGGCTGCGATATCATCCCATGTACACGTACGAAACGAAGTTCGATTGCCCTCGCCGCACGAGATATTTGGACGGGAATGGTGCGTGTTTTCTTTttgttctttttcttttcacACGGCTGATGTTGAGCTGTGCAGGAACTCGGGAGAGAGACGGGGATCGCCTCTTGCACCGGCTGCGAAACGAAAACGAGATGGAGAGACGTTTGAGGCCTGGCCTAATCAACGCCGACATCGACCGCCCGACGAAGAGACAGACGCTCCGGCACCGCCcccgccaccaccaccagtaCCCGCACCTCACCAACCCCAGCGTCGTGGTTATCTAAGCATGTCTGCGCTGGGTGTACTCGAAGCACCTCCTCCGCCCCAGCCACGCACCCCGAGCGAGTTGCATGCGCCGTCTGACCTGCGTTCTACCGATACTCGCCAACACCGCCCCCCCGACTTGCGCCTTCCCACCGAGTCATTTGTCTTTTCTAATCCCCAGGCCGCCCTCTCCCCCTATCCATCGAGTGCGCTGGGGCTAGGCACTCCCACGGGTGGCCTGGGCTTGGTTGGTGCCAGTGCCAGTGCCACTTCTTCCCGGTTGGTATCCACACTCTGCTCCTCTATCATTGCTCATCTTGTCCCAGGTCTCAACCGCAGCCGACTTCTGCGCGCACCAAACGGCCTGGCCCATCCAAGGCTATTTCAGAACCAGCTCGGCCTTGTTTACAAGAGAGCCTGGTACGTGTCATGCTCCAACCCACACCCAAATCTATTCACATCTAGATCCAGTTGCGCCCAAACCACGACCCGAACCCATCGAGATCGAGGACTCGCCCGAACCCGAGGAGAGGCCACGGAAACCACTCGAACCATCCATCGACACTGCCATTCCCGAATTCCGCCCCCTCCCCGGCTTCCGCACCCGCCCCACCGAAACTTCCCGCCCGACATCAGAACTTATCCGAGCTCCCGACCTTGTTCGTTCTTCTTCCCGCCCCGCTCCCCTGGATCTGAATCGAGCAATGGACCGTACGTCTGTCATCCCCCCGACTCAATCGCATTCCTCATACTTCATCCCAGACCCCATTCGCACTCTCCCCGACCGTGCCCCCGACTCCGCACGCCGATTACCTCATCAGTCTACTCGCATGTTGGTCGATTCAGCCCGGTCTGTTGACCACGCTCCCCGGACACCTTTGGAGCCTGTACCCAGGACACCCTCAGAATCCATTCCCCGCACCCCTCTCGAACCTATCCCTCGTTCTCTGGCCGAGACCATGGCTCCAAGAACGCCGTCGGATTACGCCTTTGTCCGAGCCGTGAATGATCCCCCAAAGAGGACATGGCACGAACAGTCGGTCATGCATGACGATGTGCGGAGATTACATGAAGACCCGAGGCGAGTCAGAGAGGACGTCAGAGCATACGAGGAGCCTAGGAGGTTTGGGAGGACACCAGGGTTGGATACGAAGATCCTCGTATGGCGTATGAGACTTCTGTTAGGACAGGCTATGAGCCTCCACGAGAGCCACGGAGGGTCTGGGAGGACCCGAGCCCGGTAAGGACATTGGGTGCCTATGGAGAATCGTCTAGGACATACGCAGAGCCAATTCGGGGTTATGGGGAGTCTTCTAGGCCTTATGGAGAATCTTCCAGGACGTATGCCGAGTCCCCGAGGGCCTACACCGAGTCTTCAAGGTCGTATGTCGAACCGACCAAGGCATACGAATTCCCGCCTCGCACATCCTTGGAAACACTCCCGAGGATTCATGACCTCCCTCGCGGACTACCCGAAATCCGACCGGCCGATTTCA
It contains:
- a CDS encoding major facilitator superfamily transporter, with protein sequence MLLARETHLVSVCPWPDRDLISSKSRSSASERGLVTCMTESVTKHGDAIELHAMHSQRSSPNSSASSSSSALNYGATAYTPLIPRSVMDPKIEDELQASKGEIVGASYTSPARPASVDEFGNPLTTYDRKSLLVNHELDRMGMGRYQWFIVGLCAMGYMLDLLWAQAFGLIAPPLQRELGFSDIEMGNIFTSFSAALCAGAFMWGVLVDVIGRRWAFNLTVLITSVFGLAIGGPSNYNAIIVLTAFIGLGIGGNIPIDTTITLEFLPQNKRYLLPALSVGQPIGVVLCSALAYGFIPNYSCPSDLKSCKFTAPGEACCSRSQNQGWRYLCFCLGAISLFVFLLRFIVFNFQESPRFLLSKGRDEEAIEVLRKVAKTNRTTCTLKIEDLRAEDEYAGGDTESQGVNALKLHAQVYNFSELKVFLKRGRNLRLVILTWLTYAFDAWGFTIAGSFLPTILLRKNEAIDVSLRDTYKSYVVILFATVNTQAANVGLNAMEYFFQSLFNAILYGWTPEAFPAPIRGSACGIASFWGRLFSIIAPLIGSRLLDAGGDEGINNVLYLAGAGVFVHSIPQRYGQSDLSDPTPRGANSL